The Candidatus Parvarchaeota archaeon genome window below encodes:
- a CDS encoding adenosylhomocysteinase, whose product MGKIKDPKLSGVGEEELYWARAHMPILEKIKADFERERPFEGLTIGVALHLEKKTGILLEVLAAGGASVHACSCNPLSTDDRVAAALEANYKGGSKERGNVEVFAWAGQTKEEYYWCLEQVMAQKPRVLIDDGCDLTLLAHKKGLQKYVLGACEETTTGVARLHAMHREKKLLFPVFAVNDAYSKHLFDNRYGTGQSTLDAIMNMTNILLAGKTVVVAGYGWCGKGIAKRAAAMGARVVVVEIDGDLGEDKSSGSGCHKALEALYDGFSVMQMQQAARIGDLFVTVTGNCDIIGQREFELMKSGAIVCNAGHFDNEIDVKWLEKNAKAKKQVKPNIDQYEVLGKKILLLSQGRLVNLARPTGQGHPIEIMDGSFGIQALCAREVALNAPGGPGVYHVPKPIDELVATLALKANGVELEKPTQKQLKYANSWEDGT is encoded by the coding sequence ATGGGAAAAATCAAGGACCCAAAACTAAGCGGGGTCGGAGAAGAGGAGCTTTACTGGGCAAGAGCCCACATGCCGATTCTTGAAAAAATAAAGGCGGATTTTGAGAGGGAGCGGCCGTTTGAGGGATTGACGATTGGAGTGGCACTGCACCTTGAGAAAAAAACAGGCATTCTTCTTGAGGTTTTGGCAGCAGGAGGGGCAAGCGTTCATGCTTGCTCATGCAACCCTCTAAGCACTGATGACAGGGTTGCAGCAGCACTTGAGGCTAATTATAAAGGGGGCAGCAAAGAGCGTGGAAACGTAGAGGTATTTGCATGGGCCGGGCAGACAAAGGAGGAGTATTACTGGTGCTTGGAGCAGGTCATGGCACAAAAACCGCGGGTGCTTATTGACGACGGGTGCGACCTGACACTGCTTGCGCACAAAAAGGGGCTGCAGAAATATGTTCTTGGGGCTTGCGAGGAGACAACTACCGGGGTTGCAAGGCTTCATGCAATGCACAGGGAAAAGAAGCTGCTGTTCCCGGTTTTCGCGGTAAACGATGCCTACTCAAAGCACCTGTTTGACAACAGGTATGGGACTGGGCAGTCAACGCTTGATGCTATAATGAACATGACAAACATACTTCTTGCAGGAAAAACAGTTGTTGTTGCAGGCTATGGCTGGTGTGGAAAAGGGATTGCAAAGCGGGCGGCTGCAATGGGGGCAAGAGTAGTGGTGGTTGAGATAGACGGCGATTTAGGCGAGGACAAGTCTTCTGGAAGCGGCTGCCACAAGGCACTTGAAGCCCTATACGATGGTTTTTCAGTGATGCAGATGCAGCAGGCTGCAAGAATAGGCGACTTGTTTGTGACTGTCACAGGCAACTGCGACATCATCGGGCAGCGCGAGTTTGAATTGATGAAAAGCGGCGCGATTGTGTGCAATGCAGGGCATTTTGACAACGAGATTGACGTGAAGTGGCTTGAGAAAAATGCAAAGGCGAAAAAACAGGTGAAGCCAAATATTGACCAGTATGAAGTCCTGGGGAAAAAAATACTCCTGCTTTCACAGGGAAGGCTTGTCAACCTTGCAAGGCCAACAGGCCAGGGGCACCCGATTGAGATAATGGACGGCTCATTTGGGATTCAGGCACTTTGCGCAAGGGAAGTAGCACTGAATGCACCCGGCGGCCCGGGGGTTTACCACGTCCCAAAGCCAATTGATGAGCTTGTAGCAACCCTGGCGCTCAAGGCAAACGGAGTCGAGCTTGAAAAGCCGACGCAAAAACAGTTGAAATACGCAAACTCTTGGGAAGACGGGACATAG